The following nucleotide sequence is from Cyanobacteriota bacterium.
AGCCGATCGACGTTTCCAGGCAGCAGGGACTCTTTCAGGTGGTGAACGTCAGATGTTAGCGATGGGTAAGGCATTAATGCTGAAGCCGAGCTTGCTCCTACTTGATGAGCCATCAGCAGCCTTGTCGCCCATCTTGGTTAGCAATGTGTTTGAGCAGATTCAGCAGATTAATCAGCGCGGCACTGCAATTGTTCTCGTTGAGCAAAATGCTCGCATGGCGCTAAAAATGGCAGATCGTGGCTATGTGTTAGAAGCAGGCCGCGATCGGTTTACAGGTTCTGGGGTTGAGCTGCTAAACGATCCGAAAATAGGTGAACTGTACCTAGGTGTTAGTCGTGTATATAAGGAATCTACACCAGATTAATCTCGACTTTACGAGCAGTTAACCTA
It contains:
- a CDS encoding ATP-binding cassette domain-containing protein, translating into ADRRFQAAGTLSGGERQMLAMGKALMLKPSLLLLDEPSAALSPILVSNVFEQIQQINQRGTAIVLVEQNARMALKMADRGYVLEAGRDRFTGSGVELLNDPKIGELYLGVSRVYKESTPD